In one window of Malassezia japonica chromosome 9, complete sequence DNA:
- the sof1 gene encoding Protein sof1 (EggNog:ENOG503NV6T; COG:A) produces MKIKALTRSLDNHAPARLGDAAPVQRNLDPNMHPFEKPREYTRAMNAAKLDRLFAKPFVAALDGHIDGIYSLARHPKRLDVMASGSGDGEIRLWDLNHHRCVYTYNRAHAGIIQSLCISPLTFNGGASANDTPGGKRMLSCSVDRTIKVWNADPMPDGVGQFSEYTMDEEESDDEVSGARDANLFSIQPKALPPSEPLTVYNGKTAFNSLSHHAHLPRFASASSTVQVWDMNRGGGSDALSTMAMGTDGVNVVRFNPSETEVLASAGNDRGVTLYDLRSNKPLTKVVLQHRTNDIAWSPLEPTTFALASEDHNMYTFDMRNLSSATQIYKGHVGAVMSVDYAPTGQELVTGSYDRTVRLWDVGKGARSRDIYHTKRMQKVFAVSYSLDARFMLSGSDDGNLRLWKAHASDKLGIVSARERASRDYAQALRKRWGTVGDVAKIERQRHVPKPIRSAQKLQHTMEEARRVKEDRRRKHTKSGAKKPKAARKSVIVQEKS; encoded by the exons ATG AAAATCAAAGCGCTCACGCGGTCGCTGGACAACcatgcgcctgcgcgccttggcgatgcggcgccAGTGCAACGCAACCTTGATCCGAATATGCACCCATTCGAGAAGCCGCGTGAGTACACGCGTGCGATGAACGCCGCCAAGCTCGACCGGCTGTTCGCCAAGCCGTTTgtggcggcgctcgacggacATATCGACGGCATCTACTCGCTGGCGCGGCATCCGAAGCGCCTGGATGTGATGGCGAGTGGCAGTGGCGATGGCG AAATCCGCCTGTGGGACCTGAACCACCACCGCTGCGTCTATACGTACAaccgcgcgcacgccggcatTATCCAGTCGCTGTGCATCTCGCCGCTGACGTTTAACGGCGGTGCATCTGCGAACGACACGCCCGGCGGCAAGCGCATGCTCTCCTGCTCGGTCGACCGCACGATCAAGGTGTGGAATGCGGACCCGATGCCGGACGGCGTCGGCCAGTTCTCCGAGTATACCATGGACGAGGAagagagcgacgacgaggtgtctggcgcgcgcgatgcgaACCTCTTTAGCATCCAGCCCAAGGCGCTGCCCccgagcgagccgctgACCGTGTACAACGGCAAGACGGCGTTCAACTCGCTGTCGCACCACGCGCATCTGCCGCGCTTTgcctccgcctcgagcactgTGCAGGTCTGGGACATGaaccgcggcggcggctcggaTGCGCTCTCGACGATGGCGATGGGCACCGACGGCGTGAACGTCGTGCGCTTCAACCCGAGCGAGACCGAAGTCTTGGCCAGCGCGGGCAACGACCGTGGCGTGACGCTGTACGACCTGCGCAGCAACAAGCCGCTCACCAAGGTCGTGCTCCAGCACCGCACCAACGACATTGCCTggtcgccgctcgagccgacGACGTTTGCACTCGCGAGCGAGGACCACAACATGTACACCTTTGACATGCGCAACCTCTCGTCCGCGACGCAGATCTACAAGgggcacgtcggcgcggtgatGAGCGTCGACTACGCACCAACCGGCCAGGAGCTCGTCACCGGCTCATACGACCGCACAGTCCGCCTGTGGGACGTCGGCAagggcgcacgctcgcgcgatATTTACCACACCAAGCGCATGCAGAAAGTGTTTGCGGTTTCCTActcgctcgatgcgcggtTTATGCTCAGCGGTTCGGACGACGGCAACCTGCGCCTGTGGAAGGCGCACGCCAGCGACAAGCTCGGCATCGTCtctgcgcgcgagcgcgcgagccgcgaTTATgcccaggcgctgcgcaagcgctgGGGCACGGTGGGCGACGTGGCCAAgatcgagcgccagcgccacGTCCCGAAGCCGATCCGCAGCGCACAGAAGCTGCAGCACACTATGgaagaggcgcggcgcgtcaaGGAAGACCGCCGCAGGAAGCATACCAAGAGCGGCGCCAAGAAGCCCAAAGCCGCGCGGAAATCCGTCATTGTCCAGGAGAAATCGTAG
- the DPM1 gene encoding dolichyl-phosphate beta-D-mannosyltransferase (CAZy:GT2_Glycos_transf; BUSCO:EOG09264272; COG:M; EggNog:ENOG503NUQC): protein MSSVIEMPHASSVGASAPHKYSVILPTYNERHNLPIIVFLLCRMFQENNLEYEIVIVDDNSPDGTQTIARQLAALYGPERIVLRPRAGKLGLGTAYIHGLEACTGDFVVIMDADFSHHPKFIPDMIALQLETNADIVQGTRYSGPSTGAGVYGWDLKRKLVSRGANVLATFVLDPRTTDVTGSFRLYKRPVIQTLISQVTSKGYVFQMEILVRAKALGYSVVEVPITFCDRLYGESKLGGDEIVSYAKGVWQLFVGI, encoded by the exons ATGTCGTCGGTGATTGAGATGCCGCATGCGAGCTCGgtgggcgcgtcggcgccccACAAGTACAGTGTGATTCTGCCAACGTACAATGAGCGGCACAATTTGCCGATTATCGTGTTTCTCCTGTGCCGCATGTTCCAGGAAAACAACCTCGAATACGAGATCGTGATTGTTGACGACAACTCGCCGGACGGGACACAGACGAtcgcgcgccagctcgcggcgctgtaTGGCCCGGAGCGTAtcgtgctgcgcccgcgTGCGGGCAAGCTCGGTCTGGG CACCGCCTACAtccacggcctcgaggcgtGCACGGGCGACTTTGTGGTGATTATGGACGCGGACTTTTCGCACCAC CCCAAGTTTATTCCCGACATGATCGCActgcagctcgagacgaACGCCGACATCGTGCAGGGCACGCGGTACTCGGGCccgtcgaccggcgcgggcgtctACGGCTGGGACCTCAAGCGGAAGCTTGTGAGCCGCGGTGCCAACGTCCTGGCGACGTTTGTGCTCGACCCGCGTACGACGGATGTTACGGGAAGCTTCcg CCTGTACAAGCGGCCCGTGATCCAGACGCTGATCAGCCAGGTCACGTCCAAGGGCTACGTGTTCCAAATGGAGATCCTcgtgcgcgccaaggcACTGGGCTACTCGGTGGTCGAGGTGCCGATTACCTTCTGCGACCGCCTGTACGGCGAGAgcaagctcggcggcgacgagatTGTGAGCTACGCCAAGGGCGTGTGGCAGCTGTTTGTTGGCATATAG
- a CDS encoding uncharacterized protein (COG:I; EggNog:ENOG503P0NT), which translates to MSFLATAGARTLLANRAASTAARSFSTSLRAEKDVKNVTVFGAGLMGAGIAQVLSNVGKYNVTLADVTDKALSNGQAIITKSLQRIAKKKMADKSAEEQEAFVKGVVDSIKVTTDAGEAVESTDLVIEAIIENLKIKQDLFGFLDTKAPKDAIFASNTSSLNITDVANATSRPTQFGGFHAFNPVPQMKLIEIVRTKDTNDETHATLMDVAKKMGKVPVTCIDSPGFIVNRLLVPYQLEAIRLVERGVASPEDVDTAMKLGAGYPMGPFELADLVGLDTLEHIAQGWRESCAGTEHMPEAYVQESPLLSGLIKDGKLGRKTADKGGFYQYNKK; encoded by the exons ATGTCTTTCCTCGCTACTGCTGGTGCTCGCACGCTGCTTGCCAACCgggccgcctcgacggccgcgcgctccttcTCGACTTCG CTCCGCGCGGAGAAGGACGTGAAGAACGTCACTGT TTTCGGTGCCGGTCTGATGGGTGCTGGTATTGCCCAGGTCCTTTCGAACGTCGGCAAGTACAACGTGACTCTCGCCGATGTTACCGACAAGGCGCTGTCGAACGGCCAGGCGATCATCACCAAGTCGctccagcgcatcgccaaGAAGAAGATGGCGGACAAGTCGGCTGAGGAGCAGGAGGCCTTTGTGAAGGGTGTTGTCGACTCTATCAAGGTCACCACCGATGCCGGTGAGGCCGTGGAGAGCACCGACCTTGTGATTGAGGCGATCATTGAGAACCTCAAGATCAAGCAGGACCTCTTTGGCTTCCTCGACACGAAGGCCCCCAAGGACGCCATCTTTGCGAGCAACACCAGCTCGCTGAACATCACCGACGTGGCCaacgcgacgagccgcccgACGCAGTTTGGTGGCTTCCACGCCTTCAACCCTGTGCCGCAGATGAA GCTGATTGAGATCGTGCGCACCAAGGACACCAACGACGAGACGCACGCTACGCTGATGGATGTCGCCAAGAAGATGGGCAAGGTGCCCGTCACCTGCATTGACTCGCCCGGCTTCATCGTCAACCGCCTGCTGGTTCCCtaccagctcgaggccaTCCGCCTCGTTGAGCGCGGTGTCGCCTCGCCCGAGGACGTCGACACGGCCATGAAGCTCGGTGCTGGCTACCCCATGGGTCCCTTTGAGCTGGCCGACCTGGTGGGTCTCGACACCCTCGAGCACATTGCCCAGGGCTGGCGCGAGTcgtgcgccggcaccgAGCACATGCCCGAGGCCTACGTGCAGGAGTCGCCTCTCCTCTCTGGCCTCATCAAGGACGGCAAGCTCGGCCGCAAGACCGCCGACAAGGGTGGCTTCTACCAGTACAACAAGAAGTAA